From the genome of Pirellulales bacterium:
AAACCCTCCAGGGACTTCGCGCACTCGCTGTACTTACGAAACTTATTGCGGCGACGGTCAGGATTACCACCGCGAACGCTCATGATCGATTTATCGCACCGCTGATACGCTTCACAGTTCCACACTCGCGCGCTACCAGGTCCTGACGGAATCACAAACAACCGTTAGATCAACGGGCTGCTAGAGCGAGATCGCTGAAAGTTATCGCGCACCAGCCGTGTATTCTTCGCCAGCGAAACGCAAGGGGCATTGCCATCTTGTCTCTCCACGAAGAAAGGAAAGAATTTCAGATCGAATTGCGGCATTGTCGGCACCCTTCCCCAGTCTCACACAGTAGACCCTGCGGCCATCCTGACAATCGACAGTGCCGGCAAGATTTCGCGATACCGTTTTCTCACTGCGGCTCGGTAACCGTCTTATGGGACAGCCCCAATTTTCCCGCGGCGGAGCCGTCGAAAGTTGCTTTGACTGTTGTAAAGTCCAACTTGGCCTGCGCTCCAGGAACTGCCTTAAAATAACGACAATCGATATCATTATCGGATAAGGACCGGCTTGCGGCCCCCATTCGACGAGGATTAGAATCTTCTTACGCAAGCGTCTTAGGGATCGCGAGGTTGGTAATCCATTCCTACGGTGAAGCGGCTGTTTGCGATCGGCCGCGAAGCCGAATCGACGATGTCGACGCCACCCCCCGGAGGTCATTCATGCCGAAGACGATACGGATTCGCGTTGAAGGAATTGATCCCGCCGATTCTGGCGCGGCGGCAGCGTTGCTACGCGACGAGTTACTTAATCGCGGCGCCGAACAGAACGTAGCAGGGCTCAATGTGAGCACGACTCGCTCCGACCCGAACGCGCAAGATGTATCCGGTGACGTCCTGGAAATCGTGCATACGGGCGTCATCGCGGCCTTGTTCATAGTTGAAACCATTAAGCTTTGGCGAGAATCGCACCGCGACAAAGCGTTGATCATCGAAGCCAAGCACGGCAGTGCTGTGCGAGTTGAGCTGACGAATCCTGACGCGGAGAAGATCCTCGCCCAGTCTTTGGTCCAGTCAGAAACGGCCCCTCAATCCGACTGACTTTTATGTCAGAGCACTTCACGCCGGCAAACGACACGGTGGCGATTCTCATTGGGGCCAGCGACTGGCCAGAGTTGGAAATCCCTGGCGGTGAGTCATTCCTGAATTCGTTCAGCGATTTAAGCGGCTACCTGCGCCATTCGAACGGCTTGGCCTTGACCGATGGCGACATCCTGGAGATTTTCGATACCCTCGATTCGCCCGATACGGTTACCGGCCGGATACTTGACTTTCTCTCTCGGAGGGTCGGTTCCGACGATGCAACGGTTCGCAACGTCATCCTGTACTTGCTGGGACAAGGTCAAATCTACGAAGGGCATTTTTACTTCGCTCTCCGCCGGTCCAAGAAGAACCAATACCCGACGACGTTCCTTCCGGCAGCCGGCATCGCGCGTCTGCTTACCGAAGGGGCGCGGAACTGCCGTCACTTCGTGATCGTCGATGCGTGCCATGCGGCGGCGGTTGAAAAGGCGACGTGGCAATCGCCCAAAGGCGCCTGCGTCCTTTGTTCGTCCCGCGCAAATGACCTTTCGCAATCACGGTCTACGGGATCATCGTCGCGCATTCGTACACAGTTCACCGGTGCAATGCTCGACGTTGTCCACGGTTCCGATAGCCCGATTGACGTCACGAAGATTGGCACCGAACGCGGACGACTCTCCTTCGAAACGCTTTGCATTCAAGTCCGAGCGCGGACTAAGGAACTTTACGGCAACGCCGCCGTCCTGCCTGAACTGCGCTCAGTGAGCGGGCCACGAATCGAATCCGCACCGCTCTTTCCCATCATCTCGGAGGGGAGCACTGTGGGTCGTGTCGTGGCGCACAAGGGAATTCTCTCCGCAAGTGTGCGAAGAAGTAGGCCGATGATCGGCGTCAGTCTACTGGCGGCTGCCGGCACGGTTGCGTGCCTCCTATTCGGCAACGGGAAGTCGGCTGGCGGGGGCTCATTCATTTTGTCGCGGCTGGCGTTTGCCGCGGGGGCGGCCGCGCTGGGACTGACGCTGCCCAGCTTGCTTCGAGTTCGCGCTCCTTTCGACCGCCGGATGGTCCGTTTCGGGGTTGCGGCGGCGATTGGCGCGGTGGCTCTAATTGTCCCGATGCCTTTGCGATCCACGATTGACAAACCACCGCTTGTCAATCGCCCGACCGAAACGAGCAAAGCCGATGAAGTGCGCGCTGCGGATCGAGGCATCATCATTGGTAACATCGAAGGCTCGCAGGTCAATATAGTCGCTGGGGACCAGCAGCGGTCCGAGGTCACATATTCATTTCAAACGGCCGAGGCTCGCCCCATCTCCATGCGAGACTTGGCAACCGTTCTAGGCCGCCATGAAGCCGTGCCTGCAACATTCTTTCGACCCACCGGCCTGTCGTGGAGCGACTTGGAACAGGGCTACCATCCTTATTCGAGTGAGGACGCCGACCAAATAATCGCGCCGCTCGATTTGAGTCGATATCACTTGCTTGTAGGCAAATCGGCGGCTTGGCGAGAGCAACTCGCGCGATTTGTCGGTTGGGAATTGATCCGCCGCGGCAAGCATGTCTATATCACTGACGCTTGGACGTGGCCTGGGTCGCCAATCTTCCCACCCGATTGGTCGAGGTTCGACGCGGAGAATTCCTACCTCATCGTCGAGAACGCCCAGGTCCGCCCAGACGATGTCGACCGATTATTTTCCGACATCCGTGACCACACGCGAAAAATGAAGGTGCTTGTTTCCACTGATCCTTCCATCGCCTCACTCCTGCAGTCACGGCCGTATGTCCAAACGCCGCTCTTGGAGATCCCAAGGACGACGATCGATGAAGAGCGTTACGCCAAAGTGCTCGTCGGAATTTACGCCAAAAAGGCGTTGAATCGCGAGGTTGGCCCGAGAACGGTGCAGCTGATGACGTATTGGAGCCGAGGACCGTCGTACAGCCTATTCTTTCGAGCGGCTCGCGAAAACGAATTCAATCTCTGGCTCCTCTCTGCATTGCTGTCAGAGTGGCGAGGGGGAGACGTTCCTGACGAAGCCGACGGACAAGCTGCGCTAGCCCGCTTTGTCGGCAAACGAGTACTCGATCCTCTCGAATCGAGGAGTGTGGATTCGAGCGCTGCCGCGCTGACGGTGGCGTTCTACTCGTATTTCTCAGCGTCGGTTCCGCGCAGCCTGTTGACCGATGACCTCGGCTTTGAGGACGGGTCGCTTACCGAATTGGTGCGGCAAGGCGTGGTCACGGAGGGGCACGGTTCGCTTGTAATGTCCGATCGATGGCTCTGCGCCGCACTTCTGGACGCGGTCGAGGACCAGTCACCGGGAGTCCAATTGCTCAAAAGAAAGCTCGGCGTAAAGAAGCTTGGCGGGCCTCTTGTGATTTGGGCGTTGAAAGCTGGAATCCCTGATTATGATTCACTGCTGCTAAACTTGTCCGTCTCACCTTTGGAATTCAGATGTCCTTTCGTTGTTGCATTCTCCGAGGCCGAACGGACGGAGGCGCTTGCTCAGCTATCCACTCTCCTCAGCAACGACCGCCACCGTGGGCATGTGGGGCGGGCGCTTGTCGCCCTCGCCAACTTGAAGAAAGGCGGCGGTGCGGAGGTTCTTAAGCTGAAGCTATCCGATCTCAAGCGAATGGAGGGCTCAGTGAAGGATTTAGCCTGGCTAATCACGGGCACGCGATCGTTTGATCCTGAAATCGCCAAAGAATTCGCACAATCGTTGGTTCCGCAAACTATCAGCGAGATGTGTCGACGCGAACCGAACGTTGGCGTGGTCGGCAGCCTGTTGTGGGCCATCGATCGCGTCGATCCGTCAACCGCCGAAATCCTCGCCGATAAATTGGAGCGGGACGGTCTCAGCGGTCGACTCGCAGTCGAATCCGAAGTCGCTCGCGTCGGCTGGGTGCTCGAAACCCTAGCCGCTATTAACAAAGAGCGCGCCAAACGGTTCGCGAGTTGTTTGTCGACGGAGCGTTTCGTGGCCCAAATCACGAGCGCGCTGCCGACGGGTGAGTTGGCCGCCTTGCTCTGGGGGCTCGTACGCGCCGATGCTGAACTTGCGGGCAAACTTGCACGGAGTATTTCGATCGGCGAGATGCTCAATCGCATCCGAGAAACTAGCGACTCCTGGACGTTGGGGATCCTGCTATGGGCACTGGGAGAGTCCGATCAAGGCCTTTCAGCACGCCTCGTCGGCAATATTGGGTCTCAGCATTTCTTATCCCTCCTCAACGGAGAACAGGACACGCGAAAGCTAAAGATGCTGGCGTGTGGACTGAGGGCTGCCGACCCGGAGTTCTCCACACCGATTCTTGAGACCCTATTGAGCACTCTCGATGCCATGGAAGCCAAACACAGGCGCGATTTCGAAATGTTTAGCAAGATGAACGCGACAGCAATGGCGTTGGCCGGGCAGGCCGCCGAACAGGCCCACGACCAAATTGCGGCGGTCAAGGCGTCGGAGGGATTTACTCCGCCCTTGGACTCCGACTCGATCGGTGCGTTCGCGGTATCGAATGATCGCGGAGCGCATGTGGCCCCGGTTGGCGCTTTTTCGCAATCTGCCCAGCCACCAGAGCTCGCACGATTTCCTACGGCCGCTGCAATCGCGGAAGGTCGCGACAATTTGCGCGCGGCAGGTCGGGTGATTACATCCTTGCCGCATAACGATTCTGATCCAGAGGTCGTACGGAGAATTGCCCGCACAATCGATGACCTATCACTTGTTTCGATGATTGATCAGAGTGCCGACTACTTCGATATTGCCTTCTGCATACGTAATACCCGACTTGCCGACGCCGAATCGGCGCAGAAGCTAGTATCGAAACTCGATCGAAAGGCTTTGGGTGCAAAACTTGCCGACTCTCGCGCCGACGATGAGTACGTGGCCCGTGGCCTGAACGACCTGCTAAAGGAAATAGCGGTGGCGAATCCAGACACGCTTCGGCAAATCACTCCATACGCTCGCGAATTCTTGATGCGAACCAAAAACCTTCATCTAATTCGAGAGGTCTTTGACTTCGATCAGGTAGCCGCACGAGAACTGTTGGCCCAGTTTTCCGACGACGAACTTTTGTCGTGGATCAGCGCACCGACGTCGCTCGAAGATTTGAAGCCAATCGTTTACACGCTCAACACTATGGATCCCGCACGTGCTGGAACGTTGTTCAGAAAGATCGGCGCGCAGAAACTGCGGGAATTGCTAGAAGCCGATTCAGGAAGGAATGTCGGAAGCTTTCTTTCCGTGCTCGGAAACAACGACTCCTCGCTCGTGGGTGACGTCGCATTTACGCTCTCGCCAGCGATCATCCGAGAATGGATCAAAGTAGATTGCGCCGACGTCGTTATTGGGGCCGCAAAATGTCTCCCCGACTTTTTTACGAAGCACCGCGTCGATATTTCTTTCCAAGTGCGTCCAGGAAATCTCTACGAACTGACATGGAGTTTGGCGAAAATCCGCAAAGCTTCAACGCGCTTGACCGGCGATTTGGTCCGGGCGCTCGATACGAATCAGATTGCTGCAACCTGCAAAGTAATGTCATCGACTAAGAAACACATTTGCGGGCTAGACGAACTCGTCGAAGAAATCTATCGCGCCGATCCGGAAGTTGCCGTCCGCCTCCAGAGCGCCTTGCCCGAGTTGATACCACAGGAAACGATTGACGGCTTAGCAAAGGACTTTGTCCGGCCTTGAATCGGCGACTTTCGGCCGTGCCAGATTAGCCTTACCGACGGATCGATGGGCACATCGCGATTTGCGATGGTGAGCCATGGTAGTCCGAGTATCGAGTATGTCGTGGGGAGGACTTTCTCACAGTCAGAATTCGTAAGCCTTAATTGCAAATGACGAACCGTCCTAGGTGAATACCATGAGGCGGCCGCCGATCAGCGACGTACAAAAGACCTTGGCATTTGGCTTCGAGAATGACGAACGGATCGTTTTCGTTCAGGTGAGGTGCGCACCGAGTCAAGTATCGCGCGTTCCACCACTTCGCGTCCGATGGTTGCCCGGTTCCCGCACTAGCCGATCCGATTTTTCGCGCCCTGTGTCTCCTGATCTCGCCAGACTCTGGTAAAATGGCACCCAAAATGGCACTTCTCGGCATCATTAAAGGGTCAGCCATGAAGAAGTTCGGTGCATTGGCTCGCGTGAGCAGCCGCGAGCAAGAACGCGAAGGGTTTTCTCTCGCAATTCAAGAGGATGCTCTAAAGCGATACGCCAAAGATGCGAATGGAGCGATAGTCCAGTTCTTTCGAGTCGCCGAAACGGCTAGCAAAGCCGAGGAGCGAAAGGCTTTTCGCCAACTGATCGCGTATACGAAGAAGCACTGTGCTGAAATCGACGGCCTTCTCTTCTACAAAGTCGATAGGGCCGCCCGAAATCTCTACGACTACGTGGAACTGGAACGACTCGAATCCGAGTATCAGGTGCCCTTCATTTCGGTCTCGCAACCGACTGAACATACGCCCGCCGGTCGCATGATGCGACGGAAGTAGACGTTCAGCCGTCGGCGTCGTGGCGAGATGCTCAAGCTGCCGATGACGCTCAAGCGATCATGGCGATCCCAGGCATACTGCTGCGGCCGAACGCCCGTCGGCGCCCAAGTTCGTCGATTCAACGGCTGCAGGAGGAAGCCCGTTTCATCGAGAAGGACGATGGTAGCTTGACGGCGTCGTCCCCCTTTTTGATCCGCGGCCAGTCCTCCCGGCGCCAGCGCTCGATAGCCGCTTCGTCCCGTTCGCGAGCCCGGCGTTGCGGCTTCTGCGGACTGAAGCCCAGATCGTGCAGGATGCGACCGAGGTGATCGGGATGGTAGGCAACGCCGAACTCGCGCTCGACCACCTCTGCAACACGTGCACAGGTCCACAGATCCGTGTGGAAGCCCGCAGCCAGCGGACCTCGTAGCAGAATCTCTCGCAGCCGATGTTTTTGGGGCATGCTGAGTTTCGACTTCGGACCAGGGTGGCGTTTGGAGGCTAGCGCCGCCAAACCGCCTTGCTGAAAGGCCTTCTTCCAGCGTTTGATACTCGACACGCTGACAGATAATAGGTCAGCAACTTCCGTGAGACTTTCCCGTCCCGTAGGAGTTCCACGGCAATCACACGACGGACCATCGAGTCCGCCGCAGGGCCAGGAGTGCTCATGCACCTTACTACGGTGCTAGCGATATCCGCGGTTCAAACGCCGCGCAGGGAGGAGTAAGACTCATTGCTCCGCGCAACGTTGACTTGACGGAATTTCCGTTCTGCAATGTATACTTGTATCAAAGTTATTCTGGGTGCAAGGACGAATTCACAGACGTTCATTTGCAAGCGGCAGTATGTAACAAAGGTGTGTACTGATAGCGATGGGCGCTCGGGGCTTACCAGTTTGGGCGGGCGGCCTCATGCAGAATCTGATTGTCCAGCGCCTGCTCCGCTACCAGACGCTTCAACCGCGCATTCTGCTCTGCAACTCCTGAAGCTGCCGCGCCATCTGCGGATCCATCCCACCGTACTTCGTCCGCCAACGATAATACTCGCGCACGCCGTCAATTTGAAGGGAGTAGATCGTGCGATTAGAAAGGTGGCGACTTACCGGACGGATTATGACCGCGGTCGGATGCTTTGTGGTAGGATCCCTTGCCCAGGTCCTCCTGATCTGTAAGTGCGTGTAAGATCTAACGAGATCGCAACAAAGTCTTTCGGACTGGTCATCGCTCGCTGTGGAATGGACGCCGTAGCGAAGACGTCGTCAATTCAATAGCTGCCTTGCGGTAAGGTCGATCGACTGGCGGCCGATTAAGGGAACCATCCCCCGAAGTCCCTCAATGCGGACCCCAGTTTCAACCCGGAACTCGGCGTGCAATCCGCCTGGAGGCGCTGTGGGGGCAGATACCAGAAGCCGCAACTCTCGATCAACGTAGAGTGGTGCCCCGGGCAATGGCTCGAAATCCCACACAGCAAGCCCAGCAATGACCTTGGATCCTCGTACCACCGGAAAGTACACTTGGCTCTCCTGGCTCATCGTGGCGGACGCGGTTCCCCCCATGCCGATCGTCTCAAACTCGAACGAGAGATCCCCGGACCGTTTTGTCACAATACGAACTGGGTCTTTTCCGTCCACCTTTTGCGGGCTGAGGTCCTCGATCCTCACGCTACGCAGGTCAGCCCCGTCCATCTCCTGCCGAAAGTCCACCGACAACCGTAAGTAACGGAACCGACACTCTGGGTGGGGGTGAACAAGGCACTGCAACGGAACTTCCCACACCGCCCTCCGGCCATAGTCGATCTCTTGTTTACTCAATGCGCCGCGGCGGATTGCTAGATGGTTGCTCCTGCCCCATATCCGAACTTCTTCATAGGCCACCTGATCGTCCCCGGACAACTCATGGAGGGCTTCTATGTTCAAATCCAAGTTAACCTCGAATACTATTTCTTCCATCGCTACCCCTTTCTTGATCAACCCCATCCGTAAGTGACGAAACCTCCCCAGTAGTAGGAGTGTACGCGCCCCTTCTCGACTCGAACAGCTTTGGATGCCGCCTGAAGCGCGTCTGCGGCACTAAGCCCCGCTGAGACGCCCTGAGCCAGTGCCCGGACCAGCGCCGCCGTGGCCTCATCGGGCACTTTCCATTGGCTCGCGACAACCGCGTTGGCGCCTTTCAGCAGAAGTGCACGAACCATTCCGAGTAGTTCGTCCCCAGACCTCCGCTCACTAACCCCGGTTACGCATCCGCTAAGCACCACGAGCGCCGGGGCGCGGGTGAGCCCGAACACGTCGCCGGCAGTCAAGCGGATACCATTTGCCATCCGGAGGCCTGACCGCAACCCGTCGGCTGCTTCAAATTCTCCGTGCCCCGCGTAAAGGAAACGGTCGCTATCCTGCAGCGCCGCTAGGAGCTGTTCGCGAGTCACCTCGGTGCCGATTTTGGGCACGCTCCGAAAGCCCCCCTTATCAGCGACCTCCATCACTGCGGCGCGAATGTGGAAGCGATCCTCAGTCGGGTCGCCGAACGTGGCGGACCGCACCGGCTGATTGGCGGAAGCAGAACTCCGCTGGCGGTGCATGAGGTGATAAAGGACTGACAGACTCGGGGCGTACGTCACCGGATTGCGGTCACCGAGGACCTCTTCCCCAACGGGAAGGGTGTGAAGCGGTAGGTTGTGGAGTTCGTTATGTGGGATGAGCACGACAGCGTCTCCCGGCTCCGTCCACCCCCTCAACGGAGCGATCAGAGGGGCGAAGCTCGCCCACTCTCGATCCAAGCGATCATTCTTCATTCGCGAGCCACCGTTCCCGTCACGGAAGCAGAATTCCGCGAACTCGTTGAGTCGATTATAATCCACATTAAGTCGGGTAAGTCGCGGCATTTCCCAGTCTGCCCGCATGCCGAACAAGCGGGTGCCGACAGGGCCGTGATAGAATTGGGCCACCACTACACGCCGATTCGGCCGCAGCGCTTCCTCTACCCGGAGAGCCTCGCGGACAATCATCCAGGACGGCGGGTCCGTGTGGCGCAACGCTGCATACCCGGCTGTCCCCGGGTCTGCAGCCATCTGCGCGAGATTATCGTCAATGTCCTTTTGCAGTTTCTCAACTTCGGAGAAAATGACCACTTTCCGTTTCCGTTCCCGCAATTCCTGGTCGCGAGTGACTAGGGGGTGGAATGTGTCTGGAGGCAAGGGCGTTGCGGCTAGCGCGTCGAGAACTGCCCGGCCCTTCATCCGCTCTAACCACTGGACCGCTGACGAGTTATCTTCGCGAAGAAGGGCGGCCAACTGAAATCCCTCACGGTAAACCTCCTGCTTGTCCTGTGCAAATCCCATCCTGGCGACCTGCCCCGCCAGGTCAGTTTCACCGATCAGACTGCCCCGCTGCACATCGATGATCCGCGAGGCGCGAAGGAACAGTAATTCAGCAGACTTCCATTGAGATTGCTGCCCCAGGCTGTTCGGTTGCTCCCAGTAGCTCCCCTCCTCGCGGTCACAGATCCCCTGGTAGAACAATGCATTCCAGAGCATGCCGGTAAGACCGCATTCTTGAAAGAGTTGCTCAGCTTCCTTGAACCGCTCGCGCGCGGAAATGTAAAGGCTTCGATCTCGCTCCCGTCCGTGATGTACCAAGACTAGGCCTTGGTGAATCAAGGTGAAAGCCAAGTCAGGCCGGAGGTCGAGGGCGCGGAATGCTTGCTCCGCGGCGGTGTACGAACGGCCGCACTGACCCCACTGTCTTGCTAGGAAAGCGATCTGCCCCCACTGTTGGTAGAGGCTACCGAGCTGGCTTCGGGCTTCAAGCGTCCGGAGGGGGAGCAACGCGTCTTCCGCCGCGTCGAACTCAGTTTCGAACTCGGATGTCACCACCGGCAGCTGCCCTCTCTTCCGGTTTGATTCCATTTGGCACCACAGCCATGCCATCCGGTGTTTCGCTTCACCCACCGGGTCTGCACTCGCCAGATCGTTTTCGAGAAGCCGCTCGAAATCCCGGTTGGCCTCATTTCGGTCTATGTCGAATGTCAAAGTCGCTCGGATTAGCCGGGCATCGGAGAGAAATACACTGCCACCGGCTCTTTCTAGTTCTGCGATCA
Proteins encoded in this window:
- a CDS encoding recombinase family protein; this encodes MKKFGALARVSSREQEREGFSLAIQEDALKRYAKDANGAIVQFFRVAETASKAEERKAFRQLIAYTKKHCAEIDGLLFYKVDRAARNLYDYVELERLESEYQVPFISVSQPTEHTPAGRMMRRK
- a CDS encoding IS630 family transposase — its product is MHEHSWPCGGLDGPSCDCRGTPTGRESLTEVADLLSVSVSSIKRWKKAFQQGGLAALASKRHPGPKSKLSMPQKHRLREILLRGPLAAGFHTDLWTCARVAEVVEREFGVAYHPDHLGRILHDLGFSPQKPQRRARERDEAAIERWRREDWPRIKKGDDAVKLPSSFSMKRASSCSR
- a CDS encoding CHAT domain-containing protein, producing MNGISREVVADARRMIYQGRYADALTRLHDVAPTDPEYGGAVEWAARALFEQGRIRDAAEYLHSVILQCIPAPMSVRFRLWLAYAHLYGVAAANEVHPWDAFQSAASVAKAASDPITRALATDLLGRGAAFRVALGWDPPIHLRRAIKLMERAIDEYLKAGDSREAVRARLRLAHTCLRRPHGDPTRAQVELERAAGDAATIAFSVAEADARLAIAELAWDNFHANSVGNDASPWEEQFERVAALYRKAGHAFGDAKIKWTLASVLLKYGRTDGVEIARSAADILAAAGETVLQQDVWKSLHLWHIRHGNPTLEQEARERSEALSRTMAFPLAAGIDQLAFADSALRAGQYGEAEERLRIVIGESAFRDAHVSARLILSNVLSRANRTREAIEMVSTVIAELERAGGSVFLSDARLIRATLTFDIDRNEANRDFERLLENDLASADPVGEAKHRMAWLWCQMESNRKRGQLPVVTSEFETEFDAAEDALLPLRTLEARSQLGSLYQQWGQIAFLARQWGQCGRSYTAAEQAFRALDLRPDLAFTLIHQGLVLVHHGRERDRSLYISARERFKEAEQLFQECGLTGMLWNALFYQGICDREEGSYWEQPNSLGQQSQWKSAELLFLRASRIIDVQRGSLIGETDLAGQVARMGFAQDKQEVYREGFQLAALLREDNSSAVQWLERMKGRAVLDALAATPLPPDTFHPLVTRDQELRERKRKVVIFSEVEKLQKDIDDNLAQMAADPGTAGYAALRHTDPPSWMIVREALRVEEALRPNRRVVVAQFYHGPVGTRLFGMRADWEMPRLTRLNVDYNRLNEFAEFCFRDGNGGSRMKNDRLDREWASFAPLIAPLRGWTEPGDAVVLIPHNELHNLPLHTLPVGEEVLGDRNPVTYAPSLSVLYHLMHRQRSSASANQPVRSATFGDPTEDRFHIRAAVMEVADKGGFRSVPKIGTEVTREQLLAALQDSDRFLYAGHGEFEAADGLRSGLRMANGIRLTAGDVFGLTRAPALVVLSGCVTGVSERRSGDELLGMVRALLLKGANAVVASQWKVPDEATAALVRALAQGVSAGLSAADALQAASKAVRVEKGRVHSYYWGGFVTYGWG